In one Heteronotia binoei isolate CCM8104 ecotype False Entrance Well chromosome 1, APGP_CSIRO_Hbin_v1, whole genome shotgun sequence genomic region, the following are encoded:
- the FOSL2 gene encoding fos-related antigen 2 isoform X1, translating to MYQDFSGNFDTSSRGSSGSPGHPETYSSVTPQQKFRVDMPGSSSTFIPTLNAITTSQDLQWMVQPTVITSMPSAYSRSHPYSHALPNLSSVSGHAALQRPGVIKTIGTTVGRRRRDEQLSPEEEEKRRIRRERNKLAAAKCRNRRRELTEKLQAETEELEEEKSLLQKEIAELEKEKEKLKFMLMAHSPMCKISPEERRTPPPHSLQTVRTGLSGAIVVKQEPVEEEIPSSSSDLEKGQRSVIKPISIVGAFYGEEPLNTPIVVTSTPAITPGTSNLVFTYPSVLDQESPLSPSESCSKAHRRSSSSGDQSSDSLNSPTLLAL from the exons AAATTCCGGGTAGATATGCCAGGATCGAGCAGCACTTTTATCCCCACTCTGAACGCTATTACCACCAGCCAAGACCTGCAGTGGATGGTCCAGCCCACTGTGATCACCTCCATGCCAAGTGCCTACTCTCGCTCGCATCCCTACAGCCATGCTCTGCCAAATCTGTCTTCGGTTTCTGGTCATGCAGCCCTTCAGAGACCTGGCGTTATTAAAACCATTGGGACCACAGTAGGCAGAAGGAGACGAGATGAACAG TTGTCTcctgaagaagaggagaagagaaggattaGAAGAGAGAGGAACAAACTAGCAGCTGCCAAATGCCGCAACAGACGTCGAGAGCTGACAGAGAAACTCCAGGCG GAAACAGAGGAGCTGGAGGAGGAGAAATCTCTGTTGCAGAAGGAGATTGCTGAactggagaaggagaaggagaagctgaagttCATGCTGATGGCTCACAGTCCTATGTGCAAGATCAGCCCTGAAGAGCGCCGAACACCACCTCCTCACAGCCTCCAGACAGTCCGGACTGGATTGAGTGGTGCCATTGTAGTGAAGCAGGAGCCAGTGGAGGAGGAGATTCCCTCCTCATCTTCCGACCTGGAGAAAGGGCAGAGGTCTGTCATTAAACCCATCAGCATTGTAGGGGCCTTTTATGGAGAAGAGCCTCTCAACACTCCCATTGTGGTGACCTCAACACCTGCCATCACTCCTGGCACGTCTAACTTGGTCTTCACCTACCCCAGCGTGCTGGACCAGGAGTCTCCACTCTCCCCTTCGGAGTCTTGCTCCAAAGCTCaccggaggagcagcagcagtggtGACCAGTCTTCAGATTCCTTGAACTCTCCAACTCTGCTGGCCCTGTAA
- the FOSL2 gene encoding fos-related antigen 2 isoform X2 yields MPGSSSTFIPTLNAITTSQDLQWMVQPTVITSMPSAYSRSHPYSHALPNLSSVSGHAALQRPGVIKTIGTTVGRRRRDEQLSPEEEEKRRIRRERNKLAAAKCRNRRRELTEKLQAETEELEEEKSLLQKEIAELEKEKEKLKFMLMAHSPMCKISPEERRTPPPHSLQTVRTGLSGAIVVKQEPVEEEIPSSSSDLEKGQRSVIKPISIVGAFYGEEPLNTPIVVTSTPAITPGTSNLVFTYPSVLDQESPLSPSESCSKAHRRSSSSGDQSSDSLNSPTLLAL; encoded by the exons ATGCCAGGATCGAGCAGCACTTTTATCCCCACTCTGAACGCTATTACCACCAGCCAAGACCTGCAGTGGATGGTCCAGCCCACTGTGATCACCTCCATGCCAAGTGCCTACTCTCGCTCGCATCCCTACAGCCATGCTCTGCCAAATCTGTCTTCGGTTTCTGGTCATGCAGCCCTTCAGAGACCTGGCGTTATTAAAACCATTGGGACCACAGTAGGCAGAAGGAGACGAGATGAACAG TTGTCTcctgaagaagaggagaagagaaggattaGAAGAGAGAGGAACAAACTAGCAGCTGCCAAATGCCGCAACAGACGTCGAGAGCTGACAGAGAAACTCCAGGCG GAAACAGAGGAGCTGGAGGAGGAGAAATCTCTGTTGCAGAAGGAGATTGCTGAactggagaaggagaaggagaagctgaagttCATGCTGATGGCTCACAGTCCTATGTGCAAGATCAGCCCTGAAGAGCGCCGAACACCACCTCCTCACAGCCTCCAGACAGTCCGGACTGGATTGAGTGGTGCCATTGTAGTGAAGCAGGAGCCAGTGGAGGAGGAGATTCCCTCCTCATCTTCCGACCTGGAGAAAGGGCAGAGGTCTGTCATTAAACCCATCAGCATTGTAGGGGCCTTTTATGGAGAAGAGCCTCTCAACACTCCCATTGTGGTGACCTCAACACCTGCCATCACTCCTGGCACGTCTAACTTGGTCTTCACCTACCCCAGCGTGCTGGACCAGGAGTCTCCACTCTCCCCTTCGGAGTCTTGCTCCAAAGCTCaccggaggagcagcagcagtggtGACCAGTCTTCAGATTCCTTGAACTCTCCAACTCTGCTGGCCCTGTAA